CGGTGGAAAAGGCAGCCGAGACGGTGGGCACGCCCAGCCCCGTCTCGATCAGATATTTGGCATAGGTGGCGGCATGGTCGGACGAGCCCCGCGCGCAGGTGACCACCAGCGCGGGCGGCGTGGCGCGCAGGCGCTTGCCCAGATCGGCCAGTGTCTTGCGATTATGCGCCAGAAAGCGAGCCACGGCAGCGCCTGCCTCGGCAGCCTCGGCCTGCATCAGTGTGGAGGGCGCGCCAGCCCCGGTCGGACTGGTCATGGTTTCTGAGTTCACCTTGGGAATCCTGCACTGTGCCGGTGCTGGCCGACAGACAACAATAGGGGCCCGATCAGAGGCCTGCCACCGCGAGGAATGGCCATAAATGGTATTATCATTCCAGCCATATTCGCACAATGGTATTGCATATGTATTTTCTAAAAGGCAGATGCCTATTCGATCACCCACTCCCACAGGCCACCGGTCTGCCCGGGCTTTGTGTGCAGACGCAGATAGCGCGCCGTTACACCGTGAGTGACAAGGATCGGCGATCCGTGCTGCTCCTGCTCGGGGACGATCACCTGCCATTGGCGCCCATCCGGGGAGGCCTCCAGCGTGAAAGCCCAAGGCCTGTCGGCAAATTCCGGGCGCAGCAGACTGCGATGCAGCTTGCGAAGCTGCCCAAGATCGGCGGTCAGCATGCCATCGGGCCCCGGGCGCCAGAGCGTGGCGAAATTGTTATCCGCCGCCCGCTCAGGGCCATGGGCAGCATCCGCACCCTGCCCCGAAGCGCGCCACGGCAGCCCATGCTCACGCGAGGAGGGCCAACCCGCCACCGCCGCGCCGGTATGGGTGGGATGCACCCTGTCCAGCAGGCCGTCAGGGCGCACATGCAAACGATCCACCACCACCTGCCTGAGCGTTTCCGCGCGCGGGCCGGTCCAGGGCAGAGCCTGTCGGTGATAGAGGATATAGGTCTGCCCGCCGCTGCGGAAGATCGCATGATGGCCGGGGCTGACGATGTTTTGCGCGGCATCTGTGCTCAGGATCGGACTGTTGGGCGCCTCGGTGAAGGGGCCCATCGGCGTGGGGCCGGTGGCATAGCGCACCTGATAGGTGTCCGTGGTGGTGTTGCCCGCGCTGTAGGTCAGATAATAGCGCCCGGCCGCCTTGAAGAGGAATGGTGCCTCAAAATAATGCGCCGGGGTGACGTCGCGCGGCGGGCCGTCGAGATGGACCATATCGGGCGCCAGCCTGGCGATAAAGCAATGGCCGTTGACCCAATGCAGGCCCGAGCCCCAGGCCAGATAGGCCTGCCCATCGTCATCGATAAAGGCCTCGGCATCGATCATATGATAGCCGGGCATGGCATTGCCGGGGATCAGCGGCTTGCCGTGATTGGCATCGGCCCATGGCCCTGCCGGGCTTGGCGCACTGCCCACCCAGACCTCACTGCCCACCGAGACATACATCCACCAGCGCCCGTCCCGCCCCTTCACCACCGAGGGCGCCCAGACCATCGAGTCCCCCGATGTGGGGCTGGTGGCCGCCGCCTTGGTGGGCCATGCGGGTTGGGAGAAGCTCCAGTCGCGGCCATTGGCGGATTGCCACAGGCCGACATGATCGCCGCCCCAGGGATCGATGGTGGCGAAGATATACCAGCGGCCCTGATCCTGCACGATCGAGGGGTCCGCCGCATAGGCGGGCAGCAGCGGATTGCCTGCACCCGGCTGCGCCCATGCCGCATTGGGCGTTGGATCAGGCGCCGGATCGGGAGGGCTGGCCGCCATCAGCATCAGCCCGGCGATCAGCACTGCCGCCCTGCCCCCTGCAATCTTCCCCATCAGCGCAACTCCAGCATGACCACGGCCTTGGGCGGCAGTGTAGCGGTGAGCACACCGTTCTGCCACCGGGCGGCGGTGAAGCTCTGCGGGCGCACCGCGTCTGGCGCGTCCATGGTGTTATGCGCGTCCATCTTGTCTGCCGTGAGGATGCGGCCCGAGACCGTGCCCGGCGCCACGCCATCGATCTTCACCGTCACCTGAGAACCCTGCGCCGGATCGGCATTG
The Novosphingobium terrae DNA segment above includes these coding regions:
- a CDS encoding family 43 glycosylhydrolase, with protein sequence MGKIAGGRAAVLIAGLMLMAASPPDPAPDPTPNAAWAQPGAGNPLLPAYAADPSIVQDQGRWYIFATIDPWGGDHVGLWQSANGRDWSFSQPAWPTKAAATSPTSGDSMVWAPSVVKGRDGRWWMYVSVGSEVWVGSAPSPAGPWADANHGKPLIPGNAMPGYHMIDAEAFIDDDGQAYLAWGSGLHWVNGHCFIARLAPDMVHLDGPPRDVTPAHYFEAPFLFKAAGRYYLTYSAGNTTTDTYQVRYATGPTPMGPFTEAPNSPILSTDAAQNIVSPGHHAIFRSGGQTYILYHRQALPWTGPRAETLRQVVVDRLHVRPDGLLDRVHPTHTGAAVAGWPSSREHGLPWRASGQGADAAHGPERAADNNFATLWRPGPDGMLTADLGQLRKLHRSLLRPEFADRPWAFTLEASPDGRQWQVIVPEQEQHGSPILVTHGVTARYLRLHTKPGQTGGLWEWVIE